One Natronomonas gomsonensis genomic window, ACAGACGTAGAGGTAATTCGAGTTGACGTTCACGCCGACGAACTCCTTGTTTTCCGGCTCACAGTCGGAGTTGCCCTCCTCTTTGCATCCGGTCGCGATGCTGCCGTTCGCGAACGCCTGAACGTTGTACCAGCCGGGTTCGTTGGTGACGGTGAGACACGGACCGGAGTTCGACCCGGCACCCTGTGCCGCGACGATGGCGTCCTCCGGGGAGAGATACGGCGGGTCGTTCGCGAAGTCGTCCCAGTTGTACATCTCGATGGTGATGCCGTCGTCCCGGAAGTCCGTTCGAATCTGGTGTTCGACGAGGTCCTCGTCGATGTTCGTCCCCGTGTTGTTGTTGCCACGGTCGATACCGAACGCCTTTGTGTTGTCCGTCGAACACGCGGAGTAGTCTATCCAGTCGGCGTCGACGATGACGTTGTCGACCCAGATACCTTCCTCTGCGCCCTGTTCAGTGAACGCTGCACCACCGGCGGCGAAGTACTCGATACTTCCGTTTTCGGTGTTTTGGTCGCCGGGGTAGTGGTCCGTCGTGTACGGGAGGTTCACCGTGAAGTTCA contains:
- a CDS encoding PGF-CTERM sorting domain-containing protein, translating into MHSARQTAATVLATFVVVSMVAIGATAGAVAADGHTKDEAPNFDEEMNFTVNLPYTTDHYPGDQNTENGSIEYFAAGGAAFTEQGAEEGIWVDNVIVDADWIDYSACSTDNTKAFGIDRGNNNTGTNIDEDLVEHQIRTDFRDDGITIEMYNWDDFANDPPYLSPEDAIVAAQGAGSNSGPCLTVTNEPGWYNVQAFANGSIATGCKEEGNSDCEPENKEFVGVNVNSNYLYVCECDSRAEAEEQLGPPPGGEPESTPTPTESSDSTPTPTEAPDDTPTPTEPPESTPEPTDPPDDTPQPTDPPEETTAPTATQPNNGGGGGGGNSAGGGSTGMTPTSGSGPGFGPAIAILAFLASALLANRRR